One region of Chryseobacterium muglaense genomic DNA includes:
- a CDS encoding T9SS type B sorting domain-containing protein has translation MKRILFIFIVFLSLVLKAQRDTDHWFAPMAGSLVNGNAKQALFLSTDSTVPFPVTIYNNNIVIGTVTISKGSPQTFDVPLNLMLGQNASDAMSVKTRGLYLHGDLPFFATYRFSETNHGEILTSKGKAGIGTKFNAVYAPLMNNTNTLNFTCGVLATEDNTQVKVSGYAMQTWFLNNFNGLTHPSITITLNKGQSYIFAGSATKPGNKDGFIGAKIEATKPISVTNGNFRGQFGLTPPYNGEDIIMDQSVPVERLGSEFVLIKGMGNLLPEIEGALIVATENNTEVRLNNNPLPVATLNEGQYYRVTATNYMVNGPSHLNMYIKTSKNVYVYQLLSGTADNDATEGFNYIPPLNCLLPKIIDEIGQINELPYGGTFNPPLFVKLNILTQTGAAVTVNNLPLAATYGPFPVTGTLDWVSYTVPDIAGNITVNSTKAVTAGIAGGSGNLGYGGYFAGFNSIPVISKVTGECAPGIILQVDSEFNHYQWNLNGNPIPGANLNTYSPTQGGSYTVSITKETCVYTTYPYKVYSCLVNTVKPLDICSAGVPVTITPAFTNSAQIPVPNTVQIITPPLNGTLTVNTTTGILTYTANAGTTTDTFTYKFCGNDPNFTDCEQVKVNVTVVPLVLTDTTISACSENGIGIFDLTAANVGAPLTAIKQYYPTLADLNANTGEIIPANAYSSTAPATVFVKVTTADGCIENAKITLQFFPRVATQDVVLNGCFNENNPNTATFDLTAANVTNTFPSTRTYYPTLLDATNGTNEIIPATAYISPNGFVYVKITSANGCIGFAKITLNVIPPKPSSILSDKMICPDAFTTLDAGPDYTSYLWSTGATTQVVQNVPVGDHWVILEFNGCKTKQFVKVHAFTLPKIKKINVSNNTATVIAEGGTAPYQYSSDGFFWQDSNVFTNLPRGKNTFYIKDVNDCAPVQTQITVPNLVNAITPNGDGRNDTLDYSALAYLKDLKISIFSRYGHMVYSSDVDKTYKWDGKIGGLPISTGTYWYEIKWTEPETQVSVMYADWILVKNRE, from the coding sequence ATGAAAAGGATCTTATTTATTTTTATAGTGTTTTTATCTCTTGTTCTCAAAGCTCAAAGAGATACAGATCATTGGTTTGCACCGATGGCAGGAAGCCTTGTTAACGGAAATGCAAAACAAGCTTTATTTTTATCAACAGATAGCACTGTACCATTTCCGGTTACCATTTACAATAATAATATTGTGATAGGAACAGTAACCATCAGTAAAGGAAGTCCGCAAACATTTGATGTTCCTTTAAATTTGATGTTAGGTCAAAATGCATCTGATGCAATGAGTGTAAAAACCAGAGGGCTATATCTTCACGGTGACCTTCCTTTTTTTGCTACCTATAGATTCTCAGAAACTAATCATGGTGAAATTTTAACTTCAAAAGGAAAAGCAGGAATCGGAACAAAATTTAATGCTGTCTATGCACCATTGATGAACAATACCAATACCTTAAATTTCACTTGTGGCGTTTTAGCTACAGAAGACAATACACAGGTAAAAGTATCAGGATATGCAATGCAAACATGGTTTTTAAATAACTTTAACGGGCTTACTCATCCATCTATTACCATTACTTTAAATAAAGGCCAGTCTTATATATTTGCAGGATCTGCTACCAAACCCGGAAATAAAGATGGCTTTATTGGTGCTAAAATAGAGGCTACAAAACCTATATCTGTTACCAACGGAAACTTTCGCGGGCAGTTTGGGCTGACTCCTCCTTACAATGGAGAAGATATCATTATGGATCAGTCGGTTCCTGTGGAACGTTTGGGGAGCGAATTTGTTCTTATCAAAGGAATGGGGAATTTACTTCCTGAAATTGAAGGCGCTCTCATCGTAGCTACCGAAAACAATACTGAGGTTAGGCTGAATAACAATCCCCTTCCCGTTGCCACCCTGAACGAAGGTCAATATTATCGTGTTACTGCGACCAATTATATGGTAAATGGGCCATCTCATCTCAATATGTATATTAAAACCAGTAAAAATGTTTATGTATATCAACTTTTATCAGGTACTGCAGATAACGATGCTACAGAAGGATTTAATTACATACCACCATTAAACTGTTTACTTCCAAAAATAATTGATGAAATCGGACAAATAAACGAACTTCCTTATGGAGGAACTTTTAATCCGCCACTTTTTGTAAAATTGAATATCCTTACCCAGACAGGAGCCGCTGTAACCGTCAATAATCTTCCTTTGGCTGCAACTTACGGTCCTTTTCCGGTAACCGGAACTTTAGACTGGGTTTCTTATACGGTTCCTGATATTGCAGGAAATATTACCGTAAACTCTACAAAAGCAGTTACTGCAGGAATTGCAGGAGGCAGTGGAAACTTAGGTTATGGAGGATATTTTGCAGGATTTAACTCTATTCCTGTAATCAGTAAAGTAACAGGAGAATGTGCGCCCGGAATTATTTTACAGGTAGACAGTGAATTTAACCATTATCAATGGAATCTTAATGGAAATCCTATTCCGGGAGCTAATCTTAATACCTATTCGCCTACACAAGGAGGAAGTTATACAGTATCTATTACGAAAGAAACCTGCGTTTATACAACCTACCCTTACAAAGTATATTCTTGTTTGGTAAACACCGTAAAACCATTAGATATTTGCAGCGCTGGAGTTCCGGTTACAATTACGCCCGCTTTTACAAACTCAGCACAAATTCCGGTGCCTAATACCGTTCAGATTATTACGCCACCGCTAAACGGAACTTTAACAGTGAATACAACAACTGGTATTTTAACTTACACAGCCAATGCCGGAACAACAACAGATACTTTTACCTATAAATTTTGTGGAAACGATCCTAATTTTACAGACTGTGAACAAGTAAAAGTAAACGTTACAGTAGTTCCTTTGGTATTAACAGACACTACCATAAGTGCTTGTTCTGAAAATGGAATTGGTATTTTTGATTTAACCGCAGCCAATGTAGGAGCTCCTCTTACTGCAATAAAACAATATTATCCTACTTTGGCAGACCTTAACGCCAATACAGGCGAGATTATTCCTGCCAATGCATACTCATCTACAGCTCCTGCGACAGTGTTTGTAAAAGTAACTACTGCAGACGGATGTATCGAGAATGCAAAAATCACCCTTCAGTTTTTCCCTAGAGTAGCGACTCAGGATGTTGTTTTAAATGGATGTTTCAATGAAAATAATCCCAATACAGCAACATTTGATTTAACTGCAGCCAACGTTACAAATACTTTTCCGTCAACAAGAACATATTACCCAACTTTGCTTGATGCAACCAACGGAACCAATGAAATTATTCCGGCTACAGCATATATTTCACCCAATGGTTTTGTATACGTAAAAATAACTTCAGCTAACGGATGTATTGGTTTTGCGAAGATTACACTTAACGTTATTCCTCCAAAACCGTCAAGTATTTTAAGTGACAAAATGATTTGCCCTGATGCTTTCACAACCCTTGATGCAGGCCCGGATTACACCTCTTATTTGTGGAGTACAGGCGCAACGACTCAGGTGGTACAAAATGTTCCTGTGGGAGATCATTGGGTTATTTTGGAATTTAATGGCTGTAAAACCAAGCAATTTGTGAAAGTACATGCTTTCACTCTTCCAAAAATTAAAAAAATAAATGTTAGCAATAATACTGCAACAGTAATAGCAGAAGGCGGTACAGCTCCTTACCAATATTCTAGCGATGGGTTTTTCTGGCAAGATTCTAATGTATTTACCAACCTTCCTCGTGGTAAAAATACATTTTACATAAAAGATGTTAACGATTGTGCACCGGTTCAGACTCAGATCACAGTTCCTAATCTTGTGAATGCAATTACACCCAACGGAGACGGTAGAAATGACACTTTAGATTACTCGGCATTAGCTTATCTTAAAGATCTAAAAATTTCAATTTTCAGCAGATATGGTCATATGGTCTATTCTTCTGATGTAGATAAAACCTATAAATGGGATGGAAAAATTGGTGGATTGCCAATAAGCACCGGAACGTATTGGTACGAAATAAAATGGACAGAGCCAGAAACACAGGTGTCTGTAATGTATGCCGATTGGATCTTGGTGAAAAATAGAGAATAA
- a CDS encoding T9SS type B sorting domain-containing protein, which translates to MKKILLIFILLFSLAAKAQRDSEHWFAPMMARLNDGNKQALFLSTDSTIPFPVSIYSNNTLIGTITISKGNPQSFDVPWDDIITGTQSEVFKATGRGLYVKGEKPFFCTFRFSTKNHGEILTSKGKAGIGKKFYAAYGPLGVLGTNYNFTCGVLATEDNTTVTVSNYGSSVQFSNGMTGTTNPTMTFTLNKGQSYIMEGSGSITANQTGFIGAKIESTKPITVTNGNFNGQITNSMNGGDILMDQSIPVERLGTEYILVKGIGLISQNVEGAIVVATENNTQVFLNDATIPVATLNEGQFYKVTSSSYINSGFSGHYNMRISTNKKIYVYQLMAGTTIMSDITSGANYIPPLNCFLPKKIDEIGMINILPYYTTITPLVKLNIITEAGATVLVNGTALSATQGPYPVSGNPNWVTYSVSNVTGNITVESTKAVTAGIAAGDGNVGYGGYFAGFSSIPIIAKKNGNCIPGMILEVDDSYASYQWSFNGNPISGAIANTYTPTKPGNYTVTVSMGGTCAPVTTPVFEVVVPPLPPSLLVDQEICIDATTTLDAGAGYESYEWNTGATTQTISNVGPGNYWVILGYNGCFSRQEAAVKVAPNPIIKKIDLENKKATVIVEGGKPPYMYSTDNTSWQNSNVFNDLPNGQKRFYVKDAFNCEPVSVEVTIINIINAITPNGDNINDVISYRDLGYKKDLSFSVYDRYGNNVFKGTAFNNYTWDGRFSNKKVLTGTYWYTLSWKEPNLQNTAITYTGWILLKNRE; encoded by the coding sequence ATGAAAAAGATACTACTTATATTCATCCTTCTTTTTTCTCTTGCTGCTAAAGCGCAAAGAGATTCAGAGCATTGGTTTGCACCCATGATGGCGAGACTAAATGATGGTAACAAACAAGCATTATTTTTATCAACAGATTCTACAATACCTTTTCCCGTAAGTATTTACAGTAACAATACATTAATAGGTACAATAACGATAAGCAAAGGGAACCCACAGTCTTTTGATGTCCCTTGGGACGATATAATCACAGGAACCCAATCAGAGGTTTTTAAAGCTACAGGGCGTGGTTTGTATGTAAAGGGAGAAAAGCCGTTTTTCTGTACATTTAGATTTTCAACCAAAAATCATGGCGAAATCCTTACTTCTAAAGGAAAAGCAGGAATCGGCAAAAAGTTCTATGCTGCTTATGGGCCTTTGGGTGTTTTAGGAACCAACTACAATTTCACCTGTGGTGTTTTAGCAACAGAAGATAATACTACCGTAACGGTTTCTAATTATGGTTCTTCCGTTCAATTTTCTAACGGAATGACGGGAACAACTAATCCTACAATGACTTTTACTTTAAACAAAGGGCAATCTTACATCATGGAAGGCTCTGGAAGTATAACAGCTAACCAAACAGGCTTTATCGGGGCTAAAATAGAATCTACCAAACCCATAACGGTTACCAATGGTAATTTTAACGGTCAGATAACCAACTCTATGAATGGTGGAGATATTTTAATGGATCAATCTATTCCCGTAGAACGTTTAGGAACTGAATATATCTTGGTAAAAGGCATAGGTCTTATTTCTCAAAATGTAGAAGGAGCTATTGTTGTTGCTACAGAAAATAATACTCAGGTTTTTTTGAATGATGCTACCATTCCTGTTGCAACCCTAAATGAAGGGCAATTTTATAAAGTAACTTCTTCCTCTTATATTAATTCTGGTTTTAGCGGTCACTATAATATGAGAATTAGCACCAATAAAAAAATATATGTTTATCAACTAATGGCAGGAACCACCATTATGAGTGATATTACATCTGGAGCCAACTATATTCCACCATTGAACTGTTTTCTTCCAAAAAAAATAGATGAAATAGGAATGATTAATATATTGCCATATTACACTACAATCACCCCTCTGGTAAAGCTAAATATTATTACCGAAGCAGGAGCTACTGTACTTGTAAATGGGACAGCATTATCTGCAACCCAAGGCCCTTACCCTGTAAGCGGAAACCCAAATTGGGTAACGTATTCTGTATCCAATGTCACGGGAAACATTACGGTAGAATCTACAAAAGCCGTTACAGCAGGAATAGCAGCAGGAGATGGAAACGTTGGCTACGGCGGATATTTCGCAGGATTCTCTTCAATCCCTATCATTGCCAAAAAGAATGGAAACTGTATTCCGGGAATGATTTTAGAGGTTGATGACAGCTATGCTTCTTATCAGTGGAGTTTTAATGGAAACCCAATTTCTGGAGCTATTGCAAACACCTACACACCTACCAAACCTGGAAATTATACCGTAACCGTATCGATGGGTGGAACTTGTGCCCCAGTGACAACTCCGGTATTTGAAGTGGTAGTACCACCGTTACCTCCTTCTTTGCTTGTCGATCAGGAGATTTGTATTGATGCTACTACAACGTTAGATGCTGGAGCTGGTTATGAATCTTATGAATGGAATACAGGAGCCACAACACAAACTATATCGAATGTAGGACCAGGAAATTATTGGGTTATTTTAGGATACAACGGGTGTTTCAGCAGACAAGAGGCAGCTGTAAAAGTAGCTCCAAATCCAATTATTAAAAAAATTGATCTTGAAAATAAGAAAGCAACCGTTATCGTAGAAGGAGGAAAGCCTCCTTATATGTATTCTACAGACAACACAAGCTGGCAAAACTCTAATGTGTTTAATGACTTACCAAACGGACAAAAAAGATTTTATGTAAAAGATGCATTCAATTGCGAACCTGTGAGCGTAGAGGTAACCATTATTAATATCATCAATGCTATTACTCCCAACGGAGACAACATTAACGATGTGATTTCTTACAGAGACCTTGGCTACAAGAAAGATTTGTCTTTCTCAGTCTATGACCGATACGGAAACAATGTTTTTAAAGGCACAGCTTTCAATAATTATACTTGGGATGGCAGATTTAGCAATAAAAAAGTGCTCACAGGAACTTATTGGTACACCCTCTCATGGAAAGAGCCCAATCTGCAAAACACAGCCATTACATATACCGGTTGGATTTTACTAAAAAACAGAGAGTAG
- a CDS encoding T9SS type B sorting domain-containing protein has translation MTFKNISHHTKQWLTSSKKFLFGFLLLLCASNLLFSQRDTEHWFAPMKQSYFTDSNQQALFLSTDAVTPFLVTIYNNNIAIGTATISKGNPQSFTIAKDMMMTNLQSGAFTTTTRGLYLKGEKPFFCTFRFSIDKHGEILTSKGKAGIGTKFYTAYAPLSVTSTSFNFTSGILATEDNTTVTVSGYNPTVQFSNGTTGATNPTMTFTLNKGQSYVIEGNGNIASNLTGFIGAKIVANKPISVTNGNFNGQHTLIGNGGGGLDIYMDQSIPVERLGDEYVVMKGMAPLSYELEGAVVVATENNTQVYVNDETNPIATLNEGQFYRIGSTSFISQNFSGHYNMRIKSTKKIYVYQLMSGGGTGTYYNTGGANYIPPLNCFLPKKIDEIGFINTLPYSTPIIPTVKLNIITEAGATVTVNGTVLAGVQGPYPVTGNTNWVSYSVADVMGNITVQSTKAVTAGIAAGHEAVGYGGYFAGFSSVPVIAKKNGNCIPGMILEVDDSYASYQWSFNGNPIPGAIANTYTPTKPGNYTVTVSVGGTCAPVTTPVFEVIMPSLPPSLLANQEICIDATTTLDAGAGYKSYEWNTGATTQTISNVGPGNYWVILGFNGCFSRQEVSVKVAPNPIIKKIDLENKKATVIVEGGKPPYMYSTDNTNWQNSNVFNDLPNGQKRFYVKDAFNCEPVSVEVTIINIINAITPNGDNINDVISYRDLGYKKDLSFSVYDRYGNNVFKGTAFNNYTWDGRFSNKKMLTGAYWYEISWTERNVENTSIKYTGWILLKNSN, from the coding sequence ATGACATTCAAAAATATTTCTCATCATACAAAACAATGGCTTACCTCTTCAAAAAAGTTTTTGTTCGGCTTTTTACTGTTACTTTGTGCAAGCAATCTGCTTTTTTCGCAACGAGATACCGAACATTGGTTTGCGCCAATGAAGCAAAGTTATTTTACAGATTCTAATCAACAAGCTTTATTTTTATCCACAGATGCAGTAACTCCTTTTCTTGTTACAATTTATAATAATAATATTGCAATTGGTACAGCGACTATCAGCAAAGGAAACCCACAGAGTTTTACTATTGCTAAAGATATGATGATGACCAATCTTCAATCTGGAGCATTCACTACAACCACCAGAGGGCTTTATCTAAAAGGAGAAAAACCGTTTTTCTGTACTTTCAGATTTTCAATAGACAAGCACGGAGAAATTCTTACATCTAAAGGAAAAGCAGGAATTGGAACAAAATTCTACACGGCTTATGCACCATTGTCTGTTACCAGTACTAGTTTCAATTTTACCAGTGGTATTTTGGCTACAGAAGATAATACAACGGTAACCGTATCTGGTTATAATCCTACTGTTCAGTTTTCTAATGGAACTACGGGAGCCACTAACCCAACAATGACTTTTACTTTGAATAAAGGACAGTCTTATGTAATCGAAGGAAATGGAAATATAGCAAGTAATTTAACAGGTTTTATCGGAGCTAAAATAGTAGCCAACAAACCGATTTCTGTAACCAATGGAAACTTTAACGGGCAACATACATTGATTGGAAATGGAGGTGGCGGCCTCGATATCTATATGGATCAATCTATACCTGTAGAAAGATTGGGTGACGAGTACGTAGTAATGAAAGGAATGGCACCTTTGTCTTATGAGCTGGAAGGAGCTGTGGTAGTAGCTACTGAAAACAATACTCAAGTCTATGTGAATGATGAAACTAATCCTATTGCTACACTGAATGAAGGACAGTTTTACCGTATTGGGTCTACTTCATTTATTAGTCAGAATTTTAGTGGGCATTATAATATGCGAATCAAAAGTACCAAGAAAATCTATGTTTATCAATTGATGTCCGGAGGTGGTACAGGAACATACTACAATACAGGTGGAGCCAATTATATTCCGCCATTGAACTGTTTTCTTCCAAAAAAAATAGATGAGATTGGTTTTATTAATACTTTGCCTTATTCTACCCCCATTATTCCTACAGTAAAGCTAAATATTATCACTGAGGCTGGAGCAACGGTTACAGTTAACGGAACCGTTTTGGCTGGTGTTCAAGGCCCATATCCTGTTACCGGAAATACAAACTGGGTATCATATTCTGTAGCTGATGTTATGGGGAATATTACTGTACAGTCTACAAAAGCTGTAACAGCAGGAATTGCCGCTGGACATGAAGCAGTAGGCTACGGCGGATATTTCGCTGGATTTTCTTCCGTTCCTGTTATTGCCAAAAAGAATGGAAACTGTATTCCGGGAATGATTTTAGAGGTTGATGACAGCTATGCTTCTTATCAGTGGAGTTTTAATGGAAACCCAATTCCTGGAGCTATTGCAAACACCTATACACCTACCAAACCTGGAAATTATACAGTAACCGTATCAGTGGGTGGAACTTGTGCACCAGTGACAACGCCGGTATTTGAAGTGATAATGCCATCATTGCCTCCTTCTTTGCTTGCTAATCAGGAGATTTGTATTGATGCGACCACAACGTTAGATGCAGGAGCTGGTTATAAATCTTATGAATGGAATACAGGAGCAACCACACAAACTATATCGAATGTAGGACCAGGAAATTATTGGGTTATTTTAGGATTCAACGGATGTTTCAGCAGACAAGAGGTATCTGTAAAAGTAGCTCCAAATCCAATTATTAAAAAAATTGATCTTGAAAATAAGAAAGCAACCGTTATCGTAGAAGGAGGAAAGCCTCCCTATATGTATTCTACAGATAATACAAACTGGCAAAATTCTAATGTGTTTAATGACTTACCAAACGGGCAGAAAAGATTTTATGTAAAAGATGCATTCAACTGCGAACCTGTGAGCGTAGAGGTAACCATTATTAATATCATCAATGCTATTACGCCTAACGGAGACAACATTAACGATGTGATTTCTTACAGAGACCTTGGCTACAAGAAAGATTTGTCTTTCTCAGTCTATGACCGATACGGAAACAATGTTTTTAAAGGCACAGCTTTCAACAATTATACTTGGGATGGCAGATTTAGCAATAAAAAAATGCTTACAGGAGCGTATTGGTATGAAATCTCATGGACTGAGCGCAACGTAGAAAATACCAGCATTAAATACACCGGTTGGATTCTATTAAAAAACAGCAACTAA
- a CDS encoding T9SS type A sorting domain-containing protein, whose product MRKHYLFWMILLLPFFKLDAQTYCTPTTGGASTNNYLKNAIFSDQGAFYYDANSYQTYVNNSATQMVTSYPGGTVKVHMEFSAGGTKALVWVDWNGNGDFNDFYENPIPTSGYTTVDDQFFIPPSQAPGIYRIRVQTGTNLSGTPNPCGPNTNGNGNFVDFSLKIDPIPTCYVPTTVTAGNITNAAATISWAAPTTVPNNGYEYYYSSSNIPPDNTTSASGTSTTTSASIGGLASFTTYYYYVRSVCGTSKSAWSLRGIFKTKCDPITSMFENFETAVNGPNNADCWDRIILGTGYQQISTGNGVSNSKSMYQSANSAANTVIAVLPAFSNVNTGTNWLRFKAKVSSTAGVLDVGYVTNDTDATSFVTIQSLNIANTVYDGYEYMVVVPNTVPVNARLAIRHGGVPSVNIYWDEVYWEPKPTCLAPSNVALSNITSSSVDIGWTTSPSVPASGYDIYYSTSNTPPTSTTTPNVTGVTANPYTLQGLNSATTYYIWVRARCSGTDQSAWTNIASVLTLCAPKTSLFENFDTSNTGFISNTPCWGRLITGSASVNINGTGAYSGARHIMQRPLNASSMAVLPELSNINAGTHSLTFRAYCSANTGVIKVGYVTNPTDITSFVLIQAVNITNTAYAGASEYSVEIPNTVPPTARLAIYTDSGNLIYYWDDVSWAPTVVLGTNEVKAKNDVVIYPNPFTDIITISGDVALQSVVVYDLSGKMIKEFKGSEKTISLHSLTSGVYMVKLNMKNGNSKTVKAVKK is encoded by the coding sequence ATGAGAAAACATTATCTTTTTTGGATGATCTTACTTCTTCCTTTTTTCAAGCTGGATGCACAGACTTACTGTACACCGACTACAGGAGGAGCATCTACAAACAATTACCTTAAGAATGCTATTTTTTCGGATCAGGGAGCATTTTATTATGATGCAAATTCATATCAGACCTATGTAAACAATTCTGCAACCCAAATGGTAACTTCTTATCCCGGAGGAACCGTAAAAGTTCACATGGAATTTAGTGCAGGGGGAACCAAAGCACTTGTATGGGTAGACTGGAATGGAAATGGAGATTTTAATGATTTTTACGAAAATCCGATACCGACTTCTGGTTATACAACTGTAGATGATCAGTTTTTTATTCCGCCATCTCAAGCACCTGGAATTTACAGAATAAGAGTACAAACCGGAACAAATCTTTCTGGTACTCCAAACCCTTGCGGACCTAATACGAATGGTAATGGTAATTTTGTAGATTTTAGTCTTAAAATTGATCCTATACCAACTTGCTATGTTCCTACAACTGTTACAGCAGGAAATATTACCAATGCAGCAGCTACTATTTCTTGGGCTGCTCCTACCACAGTTCCTAATAATGGTTACGAATATTACTATTCTTCATCTAATATACCTCCAGACAATACTACTTCAGCGTCAGGAACCAGCACAACAACATCTGCATCTATCGGTGGATTGGCATCATTTACGACTTATTACTATTACGTACGATCTGTATGTGGTACTTCTAAAAGTGCATGGTCATTGCGAGGTATTTTTAAAACAAAATGTGACCCTATCACTTCAATGTTTGAGAATTTTGAAACTGCTGTAAACGGACCTAATAATGCAGACTGTTGGGATAGAATCATTTTAGGAACAGGTTATCAGCAAATTTCTACTGGAAACGGAGTAAGTAATTCAAAATCAATGTATCAAAGTGCTAATAGTGCAGCCAATACCGTTATTGCTGTTCTTCCGGCATTTAGTAATGTAAATACAGGAACCAATTGGCTAAGATTTAAAGCTAAAGTAAGCAGTACAGCAGGAGTTTTAGATGTTGGGTACGTAACGAATGATACAGATGCAACTTCTTTTGTTACTATTCAATCATTAAATATTGCAAACACGGTATATGACGGCTACGAATATATGGTAGTTGTACCTAATACCGTACCGGTCAATGCAAGATTAGCCATAAGACACGGTGGTGTACCTTCTGTAAATATATATTGGGATGAAGTTTACTGGGAACCTAAACCAACTTGTTTGGCTCCGTCTAATGTAGCATTGTCTAATATTACCAGTAGCTCAGTAGATATTGGCTGGACTACTTCTCCTTCTGTACCAGCTTCAGGATATGATATTTATTACAGCACAAGCAATACGCCTCCTACATCTACAACAACACCAAATGTAACAGGAGTAACAGCAAATCCTTATACTTTACAAGGGCTTAATTCTGCAACAACTTATTATATCTGGGTAAGAGCAAGATGCAGCGGAACAGATCAAAGTGCATGGACGAATATTGCTTCTGTACTAACGCTTTGTGCTCCTAAAACATCTCTTTTTGAAAATTTTGACACTTCTAATACAGGATTTATTTCTAACACACCTTGTTGGGGAAGATTAATTACAGGATCAGCAAGTGTAAATATTAATGGAACCGGAGCTTATTCAGGAGCAAGACACATTATGCAGAGACCTCTGAATGCATCATCAATGGCAGTTCTTCCAGAATTAAGCAACATCAATGCTGGAACTCACTCATTAACATTCAGAGCATATTGCAGTGCTAATACTGGAGTAATAAAGGTTGGATATGTTACCAACCCTACAGATATTACATCATTTGTTTTGATTCAGGCTGTGAATATTACCAATACTGCCTATGCAGGAGCAAGCGAGTACAGTGTAGAGATTCCTAATACCGTTCCTCCTACTGCAAGATTGGCAATATATACCGACAGCGGAAACCTGATTTATTATTGGGATGATGTTTCTTGGGCTCCAACCGTTGTTTTGGGAACCAATGAAGTGAAAGCAAAAAATGATGTCGTTATTTATCCTAATCCGTTTACTGATATCATTACAATTTCTGGAGATGTAGCATTACAATCGGTTGTAGTCTATGATCTTTCAGGTAAAATGATTAAAGAATTTAAAGGTTCTGAAAAAACAATTTCATTACACAGTCTTACTTCAGGGGTGTATATGGTAAAATTGAATATGAAGAATGGAAATTCTAAAACTGTGAAAGCAGTTAAAAAATAA